One Aegilops tauschii subsp. strangulata cultivar AL8/78 chromosome 7, Aet v6.0, whole genome shotgun sequence genomic window carries:
- the LOC109733090 gene encoding 3-ketoacyl-CoA synthase 6-like, translating into MALAAGVLKIVAPQPGAIYPIHVFLAMVLLTITASIYLALRRKTVYLVDYACFRPSFNLRCPKATFLEHAHLSSLLDDSTVNFIGNVLKRSGMSDETCVPPVLHYIEPYCGLYEARAEAESIVFSVTDDLLAKTCINRDAIGVLITTSSIFCPIPSIADMIVNRYKLRGDLRVMNLSGMACSASMTVVGLASNMLQVMPWGSHALIVSTETTGPGHYQGNTRSMQLPNILFRIGGVAKLLSTSSSKARFELAHVTRIITAANNSAYRCAYQEEDEKGILGTRLTKDLMVVAGEALKDNLTTSGPLVLPTAELLKFFLFDIAGKVLYWRKIRPYIPNFCVAFEHICIHVGGPAVISSIQRGLNLSDKHVEPSRMTLYRFGNQSAASVWYELAYIDAKGLMKKGDKVWMIGFGAGYECNTAGWVCIQPSSCADGPWANCINCYPMDISRKA; encoded by the coding sequence ATGGCACTTGCAGCAGGTGTCCTAAAAATAGTTGCACCTCAACCCGGAGCTATTTATCCCATCCACGTATTTCTTGCCATGGTTCTACTGACCATCACCGCAAGTATCTACCTTGCACTCCGTCGTAAAACTGTATACCTTGTTGACTACGCTTGCTTCCGGCCAAGTTTCAACCTAAGATGCCCAAAGGCAACCTTCCTCGAGCATGCACATCTCTCATCTTTGCTTGATGATTCTACTGTCAACTTCATAGGAAATGTTCTCAAGCGCTCAGGAATGAGCGATGAGACATGTGTCCCGCCTGTACTTCACTATATAGAGCCATATTGTGGGCTTTACGAAGCACGTGCCGAAGCAGAGTCAATTGTCTTCTCGGTGACCGACGATCTTTTGGCCAAGACATGCATCAATCGTGATGCAATCGGTGTTCTTATCACCACCTCAAGTATATTTTGTCCGATACCATCTATTGCTGACATGATTGTGAATAGATACAAGTTAAGAGGTGATCTTCGTGTAATGAACCTCTCAGGGATGGCATGCTCTGCATCAATGACCGTAGTGGGGCTCGCAAGCAATATGTTGCAGGTCATGCCTTGGGGGTCGCATGCATTGATAGTGTCAACAGAGACCACTGGGCCAGGCCACTATCAAGGGAATACACGCTCCATGCAGTTGCCTAACATCTTATTCCGCATAGGTGGAGTGGCGAAGTTGTTGTCGACTTCTAGCTCAAAAGCTCGGTTTGAGCTTGCACATGTCACGCGGATAATTACTGCGGCAAACAACTCCGCGTACCGATGTGCATATCAGGAGGAAGATGAGAAGGGCATCCTAGGGACACGTCTCACTAAAGACCTTATGGTTGTTGCTGGAGAAGCACTCAAGGACAATCTCACTACAAGCGGGCCACTTGTACTGCCGACAGCAGAGCTTCTCAAGTTTTTCCTTTTTGACATTGCTGGAAAGGTGCTCTATTGGAGGAAGATTAGACCATACATCCCCAACTTTTGTGTTGCATTTGAACATATATGCATCCACGTAGGTGGACCTGCGGTTATCAGCTCAATACAGCGTGGCCTCAATCTATCAGACAAGCACGTTGAACCGTCACGAATGACACTATATCGCTTTGGAAACCAGTCGGCCGCATCAGTGTGGTATGAGTTGGCATACATCGATGCTAAAGGCCTAATGAAGAAAGGCGACAAGGTGTGGATGATCGGATTTGGTGCAGGGTACGAGTGCAACACCGCTGGTTGGGTGTGTATACAACCATCTTCCTGCGCGGATGGACCCTGGGCTAACTGCATCAATTGCTACCCTATGGATATCTCTAGAAAAGCTTAA
- the LOC120970313 gene encoding 3-ketoacyl-CoA synthase 5-like — translation MSSESHLRRLTLVYNCTANTLILRTVSKKIAPWLAAGPEIVPQPTAIWPIRSLLVIALLVITCTLYLALRSRTVYLVDYACFRQNSNLRITKATFLEHARLSSLLDDSIVNFIATILKRSGMSDETCVPPVHHYIEPCCGLDEACSEAELVVFSVIDDLLAKTCIKRDAIGGLITNCSAFCPVPSIADMIVNKYKLRGDIRVMNLSGMACSASMIAVGLASNMLQVMPRGSHVLVVSTETIGPSYYSGNKRSMVLSNILLRIGGVAKLLSTSRSKARFRLVHFTRTITAANNSAYRCVYQEEDEKGNLGIALSKDLTVVAGHALKANIMATGPYVLPTSELLKFLLFNMARKMPHGRNIRPYIPNFCVTFEHFCIHAGGPAVISSVQHGLKLSDQYVEPSWMTLHRFGNQLSSSVWYELAYIDAKGQMKKNDRVWMIGFGAGYECNTASWDDEMGDSIGGWIKTSEINDDVGLL, via the exons ATGAGTTCAGAGTCTCATCTCAGGCGCCTCACATTGGTATACAATTGCACTGCCAACACCCTCATCCTGCGAACTGTCAGCAAGAAAATTGCACCATGGCTTGCTGCTGGACCCGAGATTGTGCCCCAACCCACTGCTATCTGGCCCATCCGCTCACTTCTTGTCATAGCGTTACTGGTCATCACATGTACTTTGTACCTTGCACTCCGTTCTAGAACTGTATACCTTGTCGACTACGCTTGCTTCCGGCAAAACTCCAACTTAAGAATCACAAAGGCAACCTTCCTCGAGCATGCACGTCTCTCTTCTTTGCTTGATGATTCTATTGTCAATTTTATAGCTACTATTCTTAAGCGCTCAGGCATGAGCGATGAGACATGTGTCCCACCTGTACATCACTATATAGAGCCATGTTGTGGGCTTGATGAAGCGTGCAGTGAAGCAGAGTTGGTCGTCTTCTCGGTAATCGATGACCTTCTGGCCAAGACTTGCATCAAACGTGATGCAATCGGTGGTCTTATCACCAACTGCAGCGCGTTCTGCCCCGTACCATCCATTGCCGACATGATTGTGAACAAATACAAGTTACGGGGTGATATTCGTGTCATGAACCTCTCTGGGATGGCATGCTCAGCTTCGATGATCGCAGTGGGGCTAGCGAGCAACATGTTACAGGTCATGCCTCGGGGGTCGCATGTGTTGGTGGTGTCGACAGAGACCATTGGGCCATCCTACTATTCGGGGAATAAGCGTTCCATGGTGTTGTCTAACATCTTGTTACGCATAGGAGGAGTGGCAAAGTTGTTGTCGACTTCTAGGTCAAAGGCTCGGTTTAGGCTTGTGCATTTCACTCGGACGATCACCGCGGCCAACAACTCTGCCTACCGATGTGTGTATCAAGAGGAAGACGAGAAGGGCAACCTAGGCATCGCTCTCTCAAAAGATCTTACTGTTGTTGCTGGACACGCATTGAAGGCCAATATCATGGCAACCGGGCCTTACGTGCTACCAACATCAGAGCTTCTTAAGTTTTTGCTCTtcaacatggcaagaaagatGCCCCATGGGAGGAATATCAGGCCATACATTCCTAACTTTTGTGTTACATTTGAGCATTTCTGCATCCACGCAGGTGGTCCGGCAGTTATCAGCTCAGTACAACATGGCCTCAAACTATCTGACCAGTATGTCGAGCCATCGTGGATGACACTACATCGGTTTGGAAACCAGTTGAGCTCATCGGTATGGTATGAGTTGGCATACATCGATGCTAAAGGACAGATGAAGAAAAATGATCGGGTGTGGATGATTGGATTTGGTGCAGGATACGAGTGCAACACAGCTAGTTG GGATGATGAGATGGGGGATTCCATTGGCGGATGGATAAAAACTAGTGAAATCAATGACGATGTGGGGCTTTTATAA